The Deefgea tanakiae DNA segment AACCGCCTACAGCAATTTTAGGCCGTCTTTTTTTGATGGCATTGGCGCTGCTGGGTTGTCGCTGGTTGAGTCTGCCTCGTTTGAAGAAGAGCTACATATTGATCAGATCACCGTTCGCTTTCGCCAAGAAGCCGAAGAAGCCATTCGTGATTTAAATATTCGTATCGCCTTGCTGTTCGAGCAGGATGTGATTAAAGAGCGGGAAAACCCATTTCGCACTTATGTCATTTCACGCGCTTTTGCGACCGCTTTGGAAGAAACTGTCGAAGATCATGCCTTGATTCCAGTACTACTGGGGCAATTAACCGAATCAATGTGTCTGCATATTGCGCCAATTTACGAGGCATTAAATGCACTGTTGGCGCAGCATGGTATCGCCGCGCAACTGCAACTCAAGGTTCGCAAGCAGCCCGATTTATCTCAGTTCGGTCAACGCGCTGAAGCAATACCTGATTCTGAGTTGGATGGGGGCCGTGCCGATTCTGCAAATGCGATCGAAGAGAGTCTGGGTCAGGCCAGCTATGACGGCTCTGATTTTGCCCCTGATCCAGTATCTCGCTACGCCAATTATGCCGCATCAAACCCTTCAGCAGATTCGACTTTTGCTCAAAGAGCGACACGATCGGAAGATCAGTTGCTCGATTATGTTCAATCGATTGGACAATCAGTCGGGCAGCAAGGCGGCGCAGTGTCAGACGAAACTCAATCATTTGATCGAGGCTTGAGTGGAGTCGCCAACCCGAATCAGTCTGCAGGTGCTCAGTCAGCCGGCACGCGCGGCGTTGCTAAGTCGTGGTTGGGAGATGTGAAAAGCGCAGGGAGATCATTAAAGCATTTCTTTTCTGGCAACAGCATGTCAAAAATGGGCGCGGTGGATGCGCCATTTGGCGATGATGTTGCGCCGCATCCCATGCGCCAAGTGAGCGCACCCTTGGCGCATTCAGTACAAAACTTGATTCAAATTTCAACCCCAAGCACCGAAGGTATCTGGGGTGAAGACGGTAAGATTCGAAATCTGATTTTGGAGCAGCGCCAACAACTCAATGAGATTGCGGCCAACGTTGATGAGTCGATGACGATTGATGTTGTCGCGATGCTGTTTGAGTTTATTTTACGAGATAGCAAAGTCCCTGCCGAAGTGCGTGCGCAGTTGGGGCGCTTGCAATTCTTGGTGTTGAAAATTGCACTGCAAGATCCGAATCTATTTGCCAGAAAAACCCATCCAGCGCGGATGTTGGTGAATCGAATTGGCTCCATTTCTTTGGGAATGCAGCAAAACAGCGATAGTGCTGAGCGCGTGAATGCTGAGATTTGCCGGATTGTTGGCATTATTTTGATCGATGAAACCGAAGACTTGCATCTGTTTACCTTGATGTTGGATGAGTTAGATGCTTGGGTTGCCAACGAACTAGCACATTGTGAAAAAATGGCCAGCACGGCAGCGCAAGTCTTGGATCATGCTAAGCAGCGCACTTTGCACTTTGCGCGTATCACCGCAATGATTTCTGATGCTTTATCGCCTTACACCATCGAGCCTTATTTATATGATTTTTTGGTGACCACTTGGGCGCGGGCGATTGAATTGGCTGGGCGTGAAAATCCAGAAAAAGAACAGCGCTATCGGCTGGTGGTGCCTGATTTGATTTGGAGTTTGGCACCCAAGGTAGATCGCGAAGAGAGTAAATTATTGCTTGGTTTGATTCCGAGCATGGTGTCCACTTTGCGCGAAGGTGTACTGAGTTTGCAGTGGACAGTAGCGCAAGTCCAAGGGTTGAATAGCCATCTTGTTGATGCGCATCGTTTGGCGATGCGCGCTGGCGCTGGTGATTGGGTCGCGCCTCCACCGCCGCTATCGATGATTCACGAGGAATTCCGTGATTTTCTGTTGGCGGCGTATACGGCTGAGCCCACAGAGATTGAGGAAAAAGCGCCATTGAATCCGGTGTTTGTTGAGGAAGCGATTGGCGCCTTAGAAAATAAACTCAATTTAATCGATCAAATCATCGAAGCCGAATTGGGTTTGGAAACCCCAGCTGAAGCCTTGAAACAGAGCACCAATGACAGTACTGACTTCCTCGCACAATTGGGGAATGGCGTGGCGATCGAAATTAATATCAATGGTACGGCGCAATTGGCGCAGTTGAGCTGGACTAAAGCCAATCAAAACGCGATTGTGTTGGCGGTTGATGGTCATGACGAACCATCGGTACTCAGCCTGCGCGCCTTCCGTCGTTTATTTGCCCGTGATCGAGTACGTTTCCTCGAAGAGTCACAATTGTTTGATCGGGCGATGGTTGAATTACTGCGTTCAGCTGATGATTTGGTGCAGCGTGAAAGTGTCGCTGTATAGGTATTGCTCTATAGGGATTGTTTATTAGTAGCTACATGCATATACCTTAATGAAGGAGCGCCGTGATTGGCGCTCTTTTTGTTTTGAAACGGCGTAGTTTAGGTTGGAATCCTACAGTTTAAGTCAGTTTAAGGGGTAGAATAAGCAACGCCATTTACCTCGGTCTTCGCATGTCTAGTCGCCTCAATATCTATCAGTCCAATCGTCTCGAAAATCTATTTGAATTGCTGCAAGCCTTGTATGGCGTTGCACTCAGTGATCCATTCGCGAGCGAAAAAATTATTGTTTCGAGCAAGGGAATGGAGCGCTGGTTGCGTTTTAAACTCGCTGATCGGATCGGCATTTGTGCGGGGATTGATTTTCAGCTGCCAGCGAGTTTTGTTTGGTCCTTGCTGAAAGACGCGATGCCGCATTTGCAGGCGGAGTCCCCATATAGCTCAAGCCCACTGGCGTGGCGGATGTATGGCTTACTGCCGCAATCGCAGGCGCAACAGGCCAGTCCGATTGTTGAGGCCTATTTAAAAGAGGGAGACGCGCGGCGGCGGATGGCGTTGGCGGGTAAATTGGCCGATGTATTCGATCAATACCTTGTTTTTCGCAGTGACTGGATTGCGGCGTGGGAGGCGGGTCAGTTGCTAGGGCTTGGCCCTGATGAGGCGTGGCAGGCTACATTGTGGCGCGAGGTGCGCGCCAGTATTGATGCCACTTTTGCGGAAGATGAAGTGCCGCATCGTGCCGATATGTTTGTGCGACTTTTTCAGCAGTGGCAAACGGCGGGGCCGAGTCGTTTACCTGAGCGAATTACCGTGTTTGGCATTGCCGGAATGCCACCTGCGTATATCGATGTTTTAGGCGCATTGGCCGAGCACATCGACGTTAATCTATTTTTGCTTAACCCTTGCCGTGAAGAGTGGGGAGCGATTGTGAGCGCCAAAGTGATTGCGCTGCGCGAGACCAAACAGCCGCAAGAAGCGCTGTATTTGGATATTGGCCATCCGTTGTTGGCTGCTATGGGTAAGGCGGGGCGCGATTTTTACCGTGCTGTGACCGAGGCGTTTCCTTGGACGGGCGGGGGCGAGCAATGGCTTTTTACCGATCCACTCGAACACACGCTCACACCGAGTTTATTGCAGACGCTGCAATCGGATGTGCTTAATCTATTTAATCGCGATGCAGCTAGCGCGCAAGTCATTGCCAAAAACGATCAGTCACTGACTTTTCATAATGCGCACAGCGCTATGCGCGAGGTGGAAATTCTGCATGATCAACTGAGCGCAATGTTGGTGGCTGACGACACTTTGCTGGCCTCTGAAATTGCCGTGTTGCTACCTGATATGGGACCGTATGCGCCGTTGATTGAGGCGGTGTTTGGCGGCGCTAAAGCCTCTGGCGCGCCGAATATTCCATTCAATATTGCCGATTTAACGACGCAGCAAGAATGTCCAGCGGTGGATGTGTTGATGCTGTTGTTAAATTTGCCAGCCAGCCGCTGTAAAGCCGATGAAGTCTATGGGTTACTTGAAACGCCGCAAGTGGCTGCGCGGTTTGGGATTCAAACGCCCGACTTGGTGACGCTCAGGCATTGGATAGAGGCAGCCAATATTCGATGGGGTTTGGATGCTGCACATCGCGCTGAGTTTGACTTGGCTGATATGGGCGCGACCAATACGTGGCAAGCCGGTTTAGATCGATTACTGCTCGGAGTCGCTTTACCCAATGCATTGGCGGGTGATGCAATTCCGCTGTGGAGCGCAGCAGGTAGCGATGCAATTGCGCCGTGGGATGATTTGGAAGGTTCGCAAGCGAGCTTGCTGGCAAAATTGATGTCATTTATTGCTGCGCTGCAATTTTGGCGCAGTGAGCTGGTGCTGGAACGCACTTTGCCCGAGTGGCGCGATACCGCACTGCGGGTGTTGGACGCATTTATCTTGTTTGATGAGCAAGACGACGTTGAATTGAAACTGGCTGAAGTGATTCGTAGCACTTTGGCGACCTTGGCTGATGAAGCGGCATTAGCTGACTTTACGCAAACCGCACCGCGTGAAGTGATTTGTGATTGGCTGCAGCATCACTTTGAAAACTCAAGCCGTGGTTCGGGCTTTATGTCGCGTGGCGTGACCTTTTGTACCATGGTGCCGATGCGCGGTTTGCCGTTTCGGGTGATTGCGGTGCTCGGATTGAATGAATCTGATTTTCCGCGTAATCCACCGACTGCTGGTTTTGATCTGATCGCACAAAACCCTTTGTTGGGTGATCGCTCTCGGCGATTAGATGACCGTTATTTATTCCTCGATATTATTTTGGCAGCGCGAGAAAAGCTGTACTTGTCGTGGGTCGGCCGCAGTTTGAAAGATGATGCACATTTTCCGCCTTCGGTCTTAGTGAGTGACGTGCTCGATTGCGTGGCACAAGGCTTTGTACTGGAGGGTGATTTAGCGCTTTCGCTGGAAGAACGGCGCGATCATTTATTAAAACACCTCATTACGGAGTATCCATTGCAGCCCTTTAGTCAGCAATGCTTTGCGGCGGATACTCGTAGTCGATCATTTAATCCCTTGTGGCAAAAGGCCGCCATGAAGATTGCTTCGGCTCAAATGCATAACGAGATTTTTGAAGTGCCAGCGTATCCGCCGTATACCTTGCCGAGCGAATTGCGCTGGGATGAGTTGGCGCAGTGCTTGGCTAAGCCGGCGGCGTATTTTTTACGGCATCGTGCTCATTTGAATTTAAAAGAAGCGGATGGTCATTTAATCGATGATGAGGCGTTTGATTTAAATGATTTTCGCGATAGTCGAATTCGTGAATTAGGCCTGATGTATGGCTTGGAAGCCATTGATTTGGTTTTTGCTCGTGGCGATACCCCATTGGGTGCTCCGGGTGAATTATTGGTCAATGAGCAGTTGCAAGCGGCATGCGCACTGCGTGAGGCTTTGCCGCTCTATCAAAGTAGCGAGGCGTTCCCACCGGTGGCTGTTGATATCGCTCTGCCACAGTTGCGCATCACGGGATGGTTAGATGCGTGCTTTGCCAAGGGTCGTATTAGCGTGAAGAGCCAAATTCATTCGCGAGATGTATTCAGGGTGTGGGTCGAGCATTTGGTTTTGTGTGCGATGCAACCGTCTGGGATGGTCGCAGTCACGCGTTGCTTGTCGCCAGAGCGTGTGTTCACCTTTACACAGCTGAGTGCTGCGCAAGCCAAAGCGAATTTAGCTGAGGTGGTTGCGCTGTATGAAACCGCAATGAGTGCGCCATTGCCATTTTTCCCGCACGCCGCTTTAGCGTGGGGCAAGGCCGACAAGGATGATCAGCGTTGGGATGCTGCTTTGGCGCGTTGGTTGCCTAGCTTTACGAATGACGGTGAGTGGGCTGAAATTCAAAATCAACTGTTGTGGACAGAAGATCCATTCGCGCAATCGCAGTTAGAAAATGATGAGGAAGTGTGTGCAGCACGCGTTGTGTTTACAGCTTGGGCAGAAAAGATCGTGTTGCCGATGTTAGCGGCTGTTAGTGATTATGATCTAGCCAGTGATTTGGCCGTGTTGCTAGGAGAGCGTGATGAGTGAGGTACAGCATCTACACCCAAACTATGCGCCCTTGCTGGTGCACGAAGTGCCGCTGTCGGGACGCAACTTAATTGAGGCGTCGGCAGGGACGGGGAAGACATTCAATATCACGGGTTTATACGCGCGACTTATTTTAGGAGCTAGTATTGCGCCAGGAGAGCCAGCCTACAATGCTCAGAAAGGATTACTCCCTGAGCAAATTCTAGTAGTGACGTTTACCAAGGCGGCGACCGCCGAATTAAAAGACCGAATTCGTTTACGTTTGGCGCAGTTAACGCAAACCTTTGTTGAGCAAGCGCCGGTGCTGATTAATGGCGTAGCTGAGCCCTTTTGCGCGGATGTATGGGCGCGTGTACAAGCAGAGCAGATCGATCCTGCGCCGCTCTTGGCGCAATTACGTTTGGCCTTGGCGACACTCGATTGCGCTGCGATTTCAACGATTCATAGCTTTTGCCAACGCCTGCTCACTGAGCAAGCCTTTGAGGCCGGTTTTGATTTTGACCGCAAGTTACTGGAAGACGAGAGCGAGTTGCTCACCGAAATTACTCAGGATTTTTGGCGCACTGAGTTGTATAAGGGCGATCCGGCGTGGGTGGCTTATCTTCATAGCCAGAATGTCACGATCGACGTTTTGCTGCAGCGTGCTGCAGCGTGCAAAAGTCTAAATCCTGCCCACTTTTTGCCGCTGCCGTCTTTGCCATCGGCTGAGTACAGCCAAGAGCAGGCCGCACGGTATGCCGAATTATGGGGTGAGTGCCAGAAATGGTGGGATCAAGCCGAGATCAGCACTTTGCTACTTAATGCGCTGGCCGGAGAGATTTTTTCTGGCACCTACAAACTGAGCGCGGAGAAATGGCAGACTTGGCTCGCGCAAGCAAGTCGTTTGATGCAATCGGCAACGCCAAGTGCGAGTCTATTCAAAGAATGGGAAAAACTCACCCAAAGTCACATCCTAAAGATGGTCAAAAAAGAGTTTAAAGCCGTTGCGCCGACGCATGAATTTTTTACTGCCGCAGAACAATTGCATTTAAATGCACAAAGTGTAGCTGCTGACTTGGATTTGCGTTTAAAGCATTGGTTGCTGCATTTTGGCGACTATGTGCGTGAGCAACTGGCGCTGCGCAAAGCCAAGGCAGGCCAGATGTCGTTTGACGATAGTATCAATACCTTGGCGGGGGCTTTGCAAAATCCAGTTAGGGCGCATAACCTCGCTGATAAAGTGAGCCAAAAGTATAAAGCGGCACTGGTCGATGAGTTTCAGGATACGGATCCGCTGCAGTTTGCGATTATTGATCGATTGTTTGGTCAAGCGCTTGGGGATGGTACGCAGCCACCATTTTTTATGGTGGGCGACCCTAAGCAGGCGATTTATGCTTTTCGCGGTGCGGATGTGTATGCCTATTTGGGCGCACGTGCACAGGCGGACGCTTGTTACTCGATCGATACGAATTTCCGCTCAGATGCGCCGATTGTGCAGTTTGTGAATACGCTGTTTGCACCTGAAGATGCGTTTGTCGAAAGCAAAATTACTCATCCAACCATACAGGCCAAACAAAGTGGGGCTTCAAAGTTGGTGTGTAACGATGGGCGCGGCCCTGTGCATGCATTTGTGTTTGACGGTGTTAAGCCAGAAGTGGCAGAAAAAATGCTTTTTGCGGCAACTGCAGACGAAATCGCTGCGCTCTTAAGTGCAGCGAGTGCTGGCAAGGCTAAATTGGGTGAGCGCAATTTAAGTCCGCGTGATATTGCTGTTTTAGTGCCAAGTCACAGACAGGCCAATGAAATGCGCAAAGCCTTGCTCAAGCGCGGCATTGCGGCGGTCATGCAAACGCGGGAAAGTGTGTTTTCGTCTAGTGAGGCGCAAGGTTTATGCGCGGTGTTGGCGGCAATAGAGGCACCAGCGCAGACTGGATTATTGCGCAAAGCCTTGGTGAGCTCAGTAATGGGTTTGAGTGTGGCGCAATTAATGGCGCTGCAATTGGATGATGTAGCGTGGCAACGTGAAGTTGAAAACTTACAGACTTGGCGTGATGAGTGGCGAAAATTTGGCTTTATGCCGATGTTCCGTCGCTGGTTGGTTGAGGCGGATATTACGAGTCGTGTCCTGCAATTTGCCGATGGTGAGCGCCGCCTCACTAATTTATTGCATGTGGCTGAACTGGTGCAAAACGAATCCCGCTCACGCCCAAGTCCGGCGCTGTTGTTGGCATGGCTGACGCGGCAAATCGCGGAGCCAAGCCAAGGCGCTGAGAATGAGCAAATGCGCTTGGAAAGTGATGCTGATCGAGTGCGGTTAGTGACGATTCACGCTTCCAAAGGTTTGGAGTATCCGGTGGTATTTTGCCCGTTTTCTTGGAAGGGTAAGAAATCATTACTGCGTGATAGCAGTATGTTGTCGTTTCACGATCCACTCGATGGGCATGCGCTCAAAATTGATGTGGGTACTGCTGACTTGGGTCGTCATAAGACACAGGCCGAACATGAAGCCTATGCCGAGGCGGTTCGTTTGCTCTATGTGGCGGTCACCCGCGCGAAGCATCGCTTGTATCTGGCGTTTCCTGCTTTGGAAAAAGCCTCTCCCGTGGTTAAAAATGCGCCCTTGTCACAATTGCTGCGCTTTAAGTCTGGAATGACATTCCGTGACAATCTCAAAGAGGTCGATATAGCCGCGATTGGTGCGGCTTTTGCAGATTTAGGCGAGGGGATGTCTCCGGCGTTAACCATTAGTGATTTGCCTGAAACCATGCGCTATATCGCACAGCACGGTGAGGATGTCGACTTACAGCTGGGGGTATTGTCGACTCGACTTGCTAATGCGCCCTGGAGTCTGGCTGCTCAATGGCGGTTGGCGAGTTTTACCTCATTAACACGTGCCTATGGCGCGAGTGAGGCGATGGCCGAGGTTGGGGCAGATCATGATGCGCATATGATTCCGTCTAGTGTGTTACTCGCTGAAACTAGCGGTGAAATGCGATTTGGCTTTGCGCGCGGTAGTAAAGCCGGTACGACCTTGCATTCGGTGTTGGAAAATGAAGATTTCACACGAGGCGATGCCGCTTTGCTGGCCGCCAATATTGAAAAACAAATGCTGAAATCGGGCTTGCCTTTGGATGAGAATACGGCCGATGAAACGGCAGCGTGGTTGTTAGATGTGCTCGCTGCGCCCATCACGCTGACTCAAGGGCAACTTACGCTTAATCAATTGGGTTCACGGCAACGCTTAAATGAATGGCAGTTTTTGCTGGGTTGTAAAGCAATTGATATTGCTGCGTTTTGCCGCGTTTTGGCGAAGCCTGAATTTAATATCGAGCCGCGTTTTATTGCGTGCGCACAGCGTTTGAAACCCGAAAAATTTGCTGGTTATTTAAACGGGTTTGTCGATTTGGTGTTTTTTTGGCAAGGGCAATACTTTATCGCCGATTATAAATCGAATCATTTGGGCGATCGCTTGGCGGATTACGCACCCGAAAACTTGATCGAAGTGATGAGCGATTCGCACTACTACTTACAGTATTTGCTTTATGTGTGCGCTTGGCATCGGCATATGCAATCCCGCATGGGTGATACCTATGATTACGAACGAGATTTTGGCGGGGTGCTGTATTTGTTTATAAGGGGTATGTCGTCAAATGATTCGGATTGTGGAGTTTATAAAGATATACCAAGCCTAAAATTAATTGAGGCTTTAAATGCTACGCTGGGCCAAGGAGCAGAGCAATGAATGAAGTCGTAGAAAAGAATGCGCCTGTGCTCGATTTTTCTAGTGCTTTGGTTCAACTACTGCGCAGGCAAAATCCGGCTGCCCCTGCTGAGTTATTCGGTTTGGCGGCGGAGTTGGCAAAGGCGAGTGAACGTGGTGACGTCTGTGTCGAGATTCCTGCGCAAACCGATATTGCGGCGTGGTTGGCCAGTGGCTTGGTCGGCGAGGCGGGTTGTTTTGCACCCTTGATTGTGTCGCAGCAACGGCTCTATTTGGCGCGTTATCATCAGTATGAATCTCGCTTGGCTGAGCAACTGTTGGCTTTGGCGGTCGACGCGGTTGAGCCGCCTGATGAGCGGGTGTTGAGGTCGCAGTTGCAGTCCTTGTTTGCTAATAGTAAGGAGAATCCCGATTGGCAGAAGGTGGCGGTGGCAGCCGCTTTGCATCAGCGGCTGACGGTGATTAGTGGCGGCCCTGGTACCGGAAAAACGACGACTTTGGTCAAATTACTGTCCTTGCTGCAAATGACATCGAAGACGACCTTACAAATTGGCTTGGCTGCGCCAACTGGCAAGGCGGCGATGCGGATGCAAGAAGCGATACGCAAAGGCAAGGCCGATCTCATCGCGCAAGGTGTATTGCCCGATGACATCGCCGTAAAAATTCCCGATGTGGCGGTGACCTTGCATCGCTTGCTGGGCAGTCGGTTTAACTCAGTGCAGTTTCGCCATTCCGCAGCGCAACCTTTGGTGCTTGATGTGCTGGTGTTGGACGAGGCCTCGATGATTGATTTGGCGCTGATGAGTAAAGTGGTTGATGCCTTACCACCGCAGGGGCGATTGATTTTGTTGGGTGATAAAGATCAATTGTCGTCGGTTGAGGCGGGCGCCGTGATGGGCGATTTGTGCGCTGGAGCTGGTTTATCCCCACAATTTGCCGAGCAGCTATCCAATTTAACGGGGCAGCGGATTGAGGCAGGATTTTCTGAGTCTCGCATCGGCGATCATGTGATGACTTTGCAAAAAAGCTATCGTTTTTCTGGGGTGATTGGTGATTTGGCGCGCGCGATTAATCGGGGTGATTTACGTAACTTGAGTGAGTTGCTGGCCGCAAGCAGTCAATCCGAAAACTCGGCTTTGACTTGGTATGGTACTAATCCAGCGCAATACGATTTGATGGGCCCGATTATGGCTGGCTTTGATGACTTTTTTGCTGCGGTGAGTCGTAAAGCCTGCCCAAACGAAGTGTTTAAAGCATTTGAGGCCTTTCGGGTGTTGAGTCCGATTCGCAATGGTGCTGCTAGCGTGACTAGGGTCAATGCGGCCATCGAAACCCAATTGCTCAAGCGCGGTTTGCGTAGTAGTGATCAAGTCTGGTATGCCGGTCGCCCTGTGTTGGTGCCACAAAATCTGTACGATTTAGAGCTTTACAACGGCGATATTGGCCTGACTTTACCTGATGAGAGTGGCAAGCTTTGGGTGCATTTTCCAACCGCAGATGGCGGAACACGCTCAATCGCGCCTGCGCGCTTACCGGCGGTAGAAACGGCGTTTGCGATGACGGTGCATAAATCACAAGGCTCTGAGTTCGGTCATGTGCTGTTGTTGCTTCCGAGTCCCGCTGAGGGTGGAAGTGGCTTATTGAGTCGAGAGCTGGTTTACACCGCCATCACGCGCGCCAGAAGCAAAGTGAGTTTATGGGGTGAGGAGACGGTTATCGCCAGTGCTAGCCGCAAAGGAGTGGTGCGGCAGTCTGGCTTGGCGGCACGTCTACAGGTGGGTGGTTAGAGGGTATCTGCATGCAAGCTATATTTCTATTTGTTTTGATCTAGATACTTGATATGTCTAAATTATTACAGAGTGTAAATTTATTTATTGATTTGTAGTAAGCAATCTATTGAGTACGTACTAACCCGTATGTGACTATTCGCCTTATTGGTTGACTGTCAAAGTCAGTTTTATTGGCGAATATCGGGGTTTGTGAGAAATGGGTTTTAATAAAGTAGCGTTTGGCTTGGGTTTTCTTGCGTTGAGTGGGTGGTCGATGATGACCTCTGCAGCAGCTTGTGATGATTCGTGGTCAACCGCGCAGGTGTATACCGCGGGGCAAACTGTCGTCATAAAAGGCAATACCTACCGCGCTAAATGGTGGACGTTGGGTGATAGTCCACTGAGCAATTCAGCGGCAGGCCAAGTGTGGAGCTTGGTCGGAGCATGCTCAATAACGGCGACCCCAGCACCAAGTGCTTCTCCACAAACGACACCAACGATGTCGCCGACCATTACGCCTACAAAAACGCCTGTAGTTGTAACGCCAACGCCGAGTGCATCGCCAAGCCCATCCCCTACTGCGCTGCCGACACCAACGCCTGTTCAAACTGCGCCACCAGTGAGTGGATGTGCCGCACAGTGGGGTGCTTCAATTGCCTATATCGCTGGTGTGAAAGTGATGCGCAACGGTGTGACCTATCAGGCAAAGTGGTGGACTAGGGGTGAAGATCCAGCCTTAAATTCTGGCGAAGCCATGCCGTGGAAAAAGCTCGATGAGTGCAGTAGCGCAACGGCTGCGCCAACTAATATTCCAACTAGTACCCCAACTACGGCGCCATCCGTGTCACCAACAAGTGGCCCTGTAACGCCAAGTCCAACGCCGATTGTTACCTCGACGCCTGTGCCGAGTCTTCCGCCAAGTGATATGAATGACCTGGTGATTAACGAAGTTGCCGCTGATGCGACTGGTCAAGGTAGTTGGTTTGAAATTTACAATCCAAGCAATCAGACCATTTCCTTGAATGATGTGAGTGTGCGAATTCAAAGTAAACCACTGAATACATTAAGTACGTATCCATTGAGCGGCACGATTGAGGCGAAAAATTATGTCGTCGTGGCGGCAAATATAGACGCGATTGCTTCTAAGAAAACAGTCCAGATGCAATACATCGGTCGTGATCAAGATTGGCCAGTTTGGGGGGCGGATGGTTCAATTGAATTGGTTCGTAATAATCAGACTGTTGATTATGTGAGGTTTGGCAATAATGTGAGTCAAACATTCAGCTCCAATGCGTGGCAAGGTAATCCAGCCAGCGCGCTAAATGGAAATGGTAGTTATGCTTTGGTGCGTTATTACACTCAAACTAAAGATACTCATAGTGCTGCAGATTGGCGTGTAGTGCCGTTTGGTACCCCGGGTGGGCGCAATGATGTTGACGTGGATGCTCGTGATGAAGACCGCGATGGCATACCGAGTAGTGCAAAAAAAGCGGGCGGCACTTATGCGGGTTTGGATTTGTATGCAATGGGTGCCCGCGCTGGGCGGCCGACTATTTTGATCCAAATCGATTGGATGCAAAGCGCGATTGATGAGGGGCTCAAGCCACGTAAAGAGGCTTTGCATTTGGTTCGCGAAGCCTTTAATCGCAAAGGGATTGATGTGTTGCTGGATGTGGGGCAGTTGTATAGCCCCGTTGTAAGTCCTGCCGATTTTAATTTAGGTGGCGGCAAAGAGGTCGCTTATGCGCGTTGCGTGAGTCTGTATAAAAATGCCGATTGCGCTAATGCAATGGATTATAAAAATGCCAGCATGGATGTTCGCCGTCGATTGATTTTTCATTATGCATTAATGGGTTCTACGCAAAATAGCAATGGTTATGGTGGCTCTTCAGGCTTGGGCGAAATTAATGGCAATGACTTTTTGGTGACGCTGGGCTTGTGGGGGTTGAATAGCAGTAGCGCCAATGAACTATACAAATTGATCAATTATCAGGCAGGTACGATTATGCATGAGCTGGGTCATAATCTTGGTTTGTTTCATGGCGGTGATGAAGGTAAAAACAATAAGC contains these protein-coding regions:
- the recD gene encoding exodeoxyribonuclease V subunit alpha, with amino-acid sequence MNEVVEKNAPVLDFSSALVQLLRRQNPAAPAELFGLAAELAKASERGDVCVEIPAQTDIAAWLASGLVGEAGCFAPLIVSQQRLYLARYHQYESRLAEQLLALAVDAVEPPDERVLRSQLQSLFANSKENPDWQKVAVAAALHQRLTVISGGPGTGKTTTLVKLLSLLQMTSKTTLQIGLAAPTGKAAMRMQEAIRKGKADLIAQGVLPDDIAVKIPDVAVTLHRLLGSRFNSVQFRHSAAQPLVLDVLVLDEASMIDLALMSKVVDALPPQGRLILLGDKDQLSSVEAGAVMGDLCAGAGLSPQFAEQLSNLTGQRIEAGFSESRIGDHVMTLQKSYRFSGVIGDLARAINRGDLRNLSELLAASSQSENSALTWYGTNPAQYDLMGPIMAGFDDFFAAVSRKACPNEVFKAFEAFRVLSPIRNGAASVTRVNAAIETQLLKRGLRSSDQVWYAGRPVLVPQNLYDLELYNGDIGLTLPDESGKLWVHFPTADGGTRSIAPARLPAVETAFAMTVHKSQGSEFGHVLLLLPSPAEGGSGLLSRELVYTAITRARSKVSLWGEETVIASASRKGVVRQSGLAARLQVGG
- the recB gene encoding exodeoxyribonuclease V subunit beta, which translates into the protein MSEVQHLHPNYAPLLVHEVPLSGRNLIEASAGTGKTFNITGLYARLILGASIAPGEPAYNAQKGLLPEQILVVTFTKAATAELKDRIRLRLAQLTQTFVEQAPVLINGVAEPFCADVWARVQAEQIDPAPLLAQLRLALATLDCAAISTIHSFCQRLLTEQAFEAGFDFDRKLLEDESELLTEITQDFWRTELYKGDPAWVAYLHSQNVTIDVLLQRAAACKSLNPAHFLPLPSLPSAEYSQEQAARYAELWGECQKWWDQAEISTLLLNALAGEIFSGTYKLSAEKWQTWLAQASRLMQSATPSASLFKEWEKLTQSHILKMVKKEFKAVAPTHEFFTAAEQLHLNAQSVAADLDLRLKHWLLHFGDYVREQLALRKAKAGQMSFDDSINTLAGALQNPVRAHNLADKVSQKYKAALVDEFQDTDPLQFAIIDRLFGQALGDGTQPPFFMVGDPKQAIYAFRGADVYAYLGARAQADACYSIDTNFRSDAPIVQFVNTLFAPEDAFVESKITHPTIQAKQSGASKLVCNDGRGPVHAFVFDGVKPEVAEKMLFAATADEIAALLSAASAGKAKLGERNLSPRDIAVLVPSHRQANEMRKALLKRGIAAVMQTRESVFSSSEAQGLCAVLAAIEAPAQTGLLRKALVSSVMGLSVAQLMALQLDDVAWQREVENLQTWRDEWRKFGFMPMFRRWLVEADITSRVLQFADGERRLTNLLHVAELVQNESRSRPSPALLLAWLTRQIAEPSQGAENEQMRLESDADRVRLVTIHASKGLEYPVVFCPFSWKGKKSLLRDSSMLSFHDPLDGHALKIDVGTADLGRHKTQAEHEAYAEAVRLLYVAVTRAKHRLYLAFPALEKASPVVKNAPLSQLLRFKSGMTFRDNLKEVDIAAIGAAFADLGEGMSPALTISDLPETMRYIAQHGEDVDLQLGVLSTRLANAPWSLAAQWRLASFTSLTRAYGASEAMAEVGADHDAHMIPSSVLLAETSGEMRFGFARGSKAGTTLHSVLENEDFTRGDAALLAANIEKQMLKSGLPLDENTADETAAWLLDVLAAPITLTQGQLTLNQLGSRQRLNEWQFLLGCKAIDIAAFCRVLAKPEFNIEPRFIACAQRLKPEKFAGYLNGFVDLVFFWQGQYFIADYKSNHLGDRLADYAPENLIEVMSDSHYYLQYLLYVCAWHRHMQSRMGDTYDYERDFGGVLYLFIRGMSSNDSDCGVYKDIPSLKLIEALNATLGQGAEQ